ATTCTAGGACCTATTGTCTATAAAGGAATACATTCCGTTGATTTAATGAATCAAATTTTAATGGGTGGAAAATTATTTATTTTTTTTCTTTTAATTGTGTTTATATTTCCTTCAATCTCTATCAAACAATTAGGAATAAGCCACCATTATTTACCCCGTAGTCTTCCTATCATTATCACTTCGTTTGGTTTTGCAGCCATCATCCCGAGCTTACGGAGTTATTTCCATAGTGATGTTAAACAATTACGTTTAGTCATTATTTTGGGAAGTTTAATTCCTCTTATTTGTTATATTTTTTGGAATGCTGCCATTATGGGAATAATTCCTATCAGTAAACTATTTACACTGGCTCAATCCAGCCAATCAACCAGTCATTTAGCCAATACAATAAGCTACCTCTTAAATAAAAAAAATATTACTTTATTGGTTTGGCTTTTCACGTCCATTTGTTTAGCAACCTCTTTTTTGGGGGTTGGCATTAGCTTATCTGATTTTTTAATGGATGGCTTAAATTTAAATCCTACTGAAAAAAATAAATGTATTGTCTCTCTACTGACTTTTTTACCCCCTTTCATGATTGTCTTATTTTATCCCGCATCCTTTATGCTCGCTTTAAATTATGCAGGAATATGGTGCGTTATATTACTCGCTTTGCTGCCTGCATTAATGGCATGGTTCGGACGCTATAGACAATTCATAAAAGGGAACTATCAGGTCATGGGTGGAAAACTTTTATTAAGCATGGTCATTGCCTGTGCGTTTATTATTATTCTGCAAGCCATCCTTGTGAATATCATTTAAGTGAATTATAGGTAATGGGATCTTTTAATCCTTATCGTCAACGGGAAAACAACGTAATGGCTTACCAAAAAAAATATGCGGATGCGCTTCGGTTCTTAACATTAGATGCCGTAGAAAAAGCCAATTCAGGTCATCCTGGCATGCCAATGGGAATGGCGGACATCGCAACCGTTTTATGGAACGATTTTTTAGTGCATAACCCTAATAATCCCAATTGGAGCAATCGCGATCGTTTTATCTTATCAAACGGCCATGGATCGATGTTGCATTATGCGTTACTTCATTTAACAGGGTATGATCTTTCTTTGCATGAAATGAAGCGATTTCGCCAACTTCATTCTAAAACGCCCGGTCATCCTGAAGTTGGCTTAACTCCCGGCATAGAAACAACAACAGGTCCGCTCGGCCAAGGATTTGCAAATGCCGTCGGCATGGCATTAGCCGAAAAAAACTTGGCTGCTCATTTTAATCAGCCCTCTCATCTCATTATCGATCATTTTACGTATGTATTTCTAGGGGATGGCTGTTTAATGGAGGGTATTTCCCATGAAGCCGCTTCCTTAGCGGGATGTTTAGGTTTAGGTAAATTAATTGCTTTTTGGGACAATAATTCTATTTCTATTGATGGTCACGTTTCAGGTTGGTTTAAAGATAATACACCGGAACGTTTTAAGGCCTATCATTGGCACGTTATTTCTGATATTGATGGTCATGATCCCCAACAAATTAAAACAGCCATTGAAAAAGCGCGTGATATTACGGATAAACCGAGCCTACTTTGCTGTAAAACACAAATTGCATGGGGCGCTCCCCATTTCGTTGGAAGCCATCGTTCACATGGTGCCGCATTAGGAGAAAAAGAAGTTGCCGCTACGCGAATAGCGCTCCAATGGAATTATCCTCCTTTTGAAATACCCCAAGAAATTTACCACGCTTGGGATGCGCGTTCCAAAGGGGCGGCTTTAGAAAAAACGTGGGAAGAAAAATGGAATCGTTATCAATCAAAATTTCCCGAACTCGCAAACGAATATCAACGTAGAGTTGATAAAAAAATCCCTAAGAATTGGAACTTAGAAACCAAAAAATTGATAGAAAAAATTTTTAAAGATCCGCCCCAAAAAATAGCAACGCGCAAAGCTTCTCAAAATACACTGAATGCTTTTGCTCCTCTTTTACCTGAATTACTCGGGGGATCGGCTGATCTCACCGAATCAAATTCAACCTTTTGGAAGGGCGCTCAGGTTTTATCGAAAGAAAATCCTGCTGGTAATTACATCCATTATGGTGTACGTGAATTCGGGATGTCTGCCATGATGAATGGCATTGCACTGCATGGGGGATTTATCCCTTATGGCGGAACTTTTCTCGTTTTTAGTGATTATGCACGTAATGCTATTCGTTTGTCTGCTTTAATGAAACAAAAGGTTATTTTTGTTTATACACACGATTCGATTGGATTAGGAGAAGATGGTCCAACACATCAACCTATCGAACACCTGAATAGTTTACGTCTTATTCCTCAACTTTCTGTTTGGCGACCTTGTGATGCGTTAGAAACCGCTATCGCCTGGCAACAGGCAATACAACATGAAGGACCAACTTGTTTAGTATTGACTCGACAATCGGTACAGGCACAATCACACAATCTTGAAACGTTACAGTCGATTCATCGAGGCGCTTATATTCTTCTTGACAGTCCATCTCTACCCGAAGCGATTATCATCGCCACGGGCTCTGAAGTAAGTTTAGCCATAAACGCTGCACAAACGTTAAATCAAAACGGTAGACATATTAGAGTCGTATCGATACCCTGTGCTGATCGTTTTGAACAACAAGACGCTGCTTATAAAGCGAAAATTTTACCGAATTCCATCACTTTACGCGTCGCTATCGAAGCAGGGAATCCAGATTTTTGGTACCGTTATGTAGGCCTTAAGGGAAAAATCATTGGACTTCATCAATTTGGTGAATCTGCACCCGGATCAGATGTTTTTAAACATTTTGGCTTTACGACAGAAAACATAATTAAAACACTTAACCAATTATTAGCTGATGAAGCTTAAGGAATCATTATGACAATACGTGTTGCTATTAATGGTTATGGTCGCATTGGCCGTAATATTTTAAGAGCTTTTTTTGAAAATCCCACACTTCACGATATTCAAATTGTTGCTATCAATGATTTAGGTAATATTGATATTAATGCCTATCTGACATCCTATGATACCACGCACGGAAAATTTGCTGGAAGCATAACCATTGATAAGGACTGCCTCATCATTAATCATCAACCGATAAAAATCTTTTCCGAACGCGATCCAAAAAATTTACCATGGAAAGCACTGGATATTGATGTCGTTCACGAATGTACAGGTCTTTTCACTTCGGCGGAAAAAGCGGGGAAACATATCAAAGCAGGTGCAAAAAAAGTTATTATTTCGGCTCCTGCCGGCAAAGAAGTCGATGCAACAATTGTTTATGGCGTTAATCACCACATTTTAAAAAAAAGTCATACGATTATTTCTAATGCGTCATGCACCACGAATTGTTTAGCGCCTCTCGCTAAGGCGTTGCACGAAAATCTAGGAATCGTTCATGGTTTAATGACAACGATTCATGCCTATACCAATGATCAAGTGCTTATTGATACGTATCATTCTGATCTCTATCGTTCACGTTCAGCGACGCATTCGATGATCCCTACAAAAACAGGAGCCGCTTCTGCGCTGGGTTTAGTTTATCCTGAATTAGACGGGAAACTGGATGGTTTAGCAATTCGGGTTCCGACGTTAAACGTTTCTTTAGTTGATCTCAGTTTTCAAGCCGAACGAAAAACAACGTCTGATGAAGTTAATGCACTTTTAAAAAAGGCTTCTGAACATAATCCGTTGAAAGGGCTACTTAATTATAGTGAATTACCTTTGGTTTCTATCGATTATAACCACAATCCTGCTTCAGCAACCGTTGACGCAGTACAAACGCGTGTCATCGGCAATTTTGTTAAGGTACTTGCCTGGTATGACAATGAATGGGGATTTTCCAATAGAATGTTAGATGTAACCACTGCGTTGATGAATGTGTCTACCTAACCCTCTCAATGAATTTTAGCCTTTAAAAAACAGAAAATCGTCTATTCTTTTGTTAGGAATATAGTATAGACGCACTAAACAATGTTATAGTGTTAGGTTTAATTTCGCTCAATAATAGAGAGAATGAGTCCTATGGCACGAGTTACCGTTGAAGATTGTTTAAAAAAGGTTAAAAATCACTTTCAGCTAGTGATTATCGCCTCAAAACGAGCCAGGCAAATTGCCAAAGGCGGCATGGCCATGGTGAACCCCGAAAACGATAAACCTACCGTAATCGCCTTAAGAGAAATCGCCAGCGGAAGGCTCAATGATGCTGAAGAGCAAATTCAAGAAGGCAACATAGGTGGCTCACAGTCTACGGGCTTTTAAAAAATTGGGGGCGCTTACATGCATATGTTTAGTGACCTCAAACAAGAATTACAAACCTATTTATCACCGGCGCATATAAAGCAAGTTTATAGCGCCTATCAATTTGCAGCAAGGGCTCACTCGGGTCAAAAACGGCATAGTGGGGACCCTTATATTAGCCATCCTTTAGCCGTTGCAAAAATTCTCGCTCAAATGCGCATGGATGTACAAACCTTAATTGTTGCCATTTTACATGATGTTATTGAAGACACAGCCATCGAAAAAACCGTTTTAACAGCAACTTTCGGCCATGAAATAGCGGAACTCGTTGATGGAATGAGTAAACTGACACAAATTCAATTTCAAAGCCGCGCGGAAGCACAAGCTGAAAATTTTCGAAAAATGCTATTAGCTATGTCAAAAGATATCCGCATCATTATCATAAAATTAGCGGATAGATTGCATAATATGCGGACTTTATCAGCGGTCTCTTTAGAAAAACGGCATCGTATTGCTAAAGAAACATTGGATATCTATGCACCTATTGCACAACGATTAGGAGTGCATATGGTACGTATAGAATTAGAAGATCTTTGTTTTTTAAATCTTTATCCCTGGCGATACCGTATATTACAAGAAACAGTCCAGAAAAATCGACGAAAACATAAAACAAGCATTCATAAAATAGAATTTGCTTTAAAAGAATGTTTAGACAAACATCATTTACGTTTTCATGCCATTTGGCATAAAAAAAAGCATCTCTATCAAATTTACAAAAAAATGCATGAAAATCATTTAGCCTTTAATGAAATTATTGATATTCCTATTTTTAGTATCATCGTCGATACTATCGATAATTGTTATCGCGTGTTAGGTGCTGTACATAGCCTCTATAAACCATTACCTGATCACTTCCATGATTATATTGCATTGCCTAAAGCGAATGGTTATCGTGCATTACATACAACGTTATTTGGCCCAGAAGCAACATCCATCCATATACAAATTCGCACGACCACAATGGATAATGGCGCCGATCACGGCATTGTCAGTTATTGGTTAGAGGAAAAGACAAAAGCCCATGAACTACGTCCGCATTTAAGAGCACGAGAATGGCTTAAACGTTTACTGGATATTCAACAAACAACACCCAGTTCGCTTGAATTTTTGGAGACAGTGAAAATTGATCTTTTTCCTACGGATATTTATATTTTTACTCCCAAAGGTGACATCATTGAGCTCCCTCATAAAGCCACGCTTATCGATTTTGCTTACGCCATCCATTCGGATGTCGGTAATCACTGCATTGCGGCCAAAATAGATAAACATTTAGCGCCATTAAGTACCCATTTAAAAAGTGGTCAAACCGTCGAAATCATTACTGATTCGAAAACGTTTCCTGATGCGCACTGGTTAGAATTTGTGGCCACAGGACGTGCGCGTAGCCATATAAGACAATTTTTCAAAAATAAACAGCATAATGAAGCGGTACAACTTGGCCAACGTTTATTAGATAACAATTTAACTCCCTTAGGACAAGACTCTACACATATCCATCCTAAAAATCTAAATAAGACATTACAAAAATTTCAATATAATTCGTTAGAAAACCTACTTGAAGCAATTGGACTCGGTTATATTCATCCGGCTCTCGTGGCTCACTCCTTATGTAATTTGAAACTGAGCGCTAAAAATCCAATAAACGCTTTACCTTTATTTCTTAAAAATTCAGACAATAGTTTAATCCACTTTGCTGAATGCTGTCGACCTATTCCTGGTGATGAAATGAGAGGCTTACTTAATGCGGGACACGGCCTTACCGTGCATTTACAACGTTGTAAATATGCGGCACGACTGATTAAAAAAAATCCTGAAAGGGCCATTTTATGTCAATGGGAAAAACAAACCCATGGTTTTTTTAAAACAGATATTTACGTTGAAACGATAAATCAACACGGTGTATTAGCCTTATTAACGCATAATATTGCCAAGGCCGATGCAAATATTGAAAATATTAAAGTTGAAAGCCGTGATAGACAACATAGTATTATTCAATTTACATTATCCGTTATCAATCGTAAACATTTAGCCAAAGTCATTCGTTTTCTACGTGCAGTTCATTCTACTGTAAAAATTACTCGTCATCTTTTTTTATAAAACATTCTTTAAGAACTATTGTCATTAAAAAATTGACAGCGCATCGATTAATCTTACTTCTCCCACATAAACCGCTCCTAGACGTTTTCCCCAATAATCAGCAACATAATCGACTGTAAAGTTTAAAGCTTTTAATTGTTTTATGGCTTCTTCGGGATTCGAAGCATTTTTCAAAATAGAGGGAAAAAAGCTCGCTTGAAATCGTTGTTTTGAATTTAACCGTCTGTTTCTTGAACTGAATGCTAAGCCGTCTGTATCGCGAATCGTAGGACAACCCACAATTTCTGTTTCTAAAAAAAGAGCTTGAGCCATTTTTTTGATAAGCAATAATTGTTGAAAATCTTTTTCCCCGTAATAAGAACGTGTAGGCTTCACAATATTTAAATATTTTAATACGACAGTTAACATGCCTGTGAAATGTCCCGGACGAAATTTTCCTTCTAATTTTTTACTCACATGACTGGTATCTGAAATCCGAATTTGATAATCATCATCATAAATAATTTCTCTATCGAACAATAATAAATAATCTATTTTTTGTTTTCGTAATAAAACTTTATCTTCTTCAATGGTTCGCGAATAACAATTAAAATCCTTTCTGTGGTTAAATTGCGTATCATTGACAAAAATAGCCACGACAGTCGTTTCATTTTCAGCTTGCGAACGCGCACAAAGACTTAAATGTCCGGCATGTAAATGACCCATTGTATGCACGAAACCTATACTTTTATTACTCTTTTTTCTTATAGTGCGCCAATCTTCCCATTTAGTAACTATGTTCATGCTTAGGAAATTCTTTATATTTAACCGAATCACTATATTGATTAACGGCATCTAAAAACAATTGTTTACCGTCAAGAAATGGGTGGACAAATTTTGGTTTGAAATCCAAATTGAGTCCCAATAAATCTTGCAGAACTAAAACTTGCCCATCGGTATCAACACCTGCACCGATACCTATTGTTGCAATTTTTAAAGACGCCGTTATCTCTTTTGCAAGTTGTGAGGGAACACATTCAAGCACTAAAGCAAAACAACCCGCTTGTTCTAAAGCGATGGCCTCCTGTTTAAGCCGTTCTGACTGAGCAAAGGTTTTTCCTTGAACTTTATATCCTCCTAAACAATGAATAAATTGAGGTGTTAAGCCGATATGACCCATCACTGGAATGCCTGATTCAACTAAATGCGTTATGAGGGAAAGATTTCCTGCCGAACCTTCTAACTTAACTGCCGATGCACCTGCTCGTATTAATTTTTGTGCCGTTATAACATTGCGATTCATCGACAAACGGTAACTTAAAAAAGGAAGATCACTAATAATAAACTTTGAAGGCGCTCCCCGAGCCACTGCCGCCGTATGAAGTTCCATCATAGGCACTGTAGCCATCACCGTATTTTTAAAGCCATGCATCGTCATAGCGAGACTATCACCCACTAATAACGCATCTAAGGAAGAACTATTAAGGATTTTGGCGGAACTATAATCGTAACACGTTAAAATTACGATTTTCTCTTGAATTATTTTTTTCTTTACAAATTCTAAAACGTTCATACGTTAATACTAAAAAATAGTCGTAACGTAGAAACATTAGGTACCTGTCGCATGATCAAGTCCTCAGCTATTTTTCGAAATGTTGTCTCCGCCATCAAGGCGAGAAGTAGATTCAGTTTAAAGCGCGCCGATTAAATGATCAAGCTTGACTGTTTTATTTTAAGTTTCTTAAGGCTAAAACGACACATTGATGGATTCACTTTGCATTCGACTTGCCACTATTTTCAACAATTGTTGTGCGATGATTTGTTTAGTGGCGCACGTTAAATGGATAGGTTTATCTTTAGATAAAACAGTCACTTCATTTTTATCACTATCAAAACCAATATGTTTTTGACTGACGTCATTCACAACCATTAAATCAATATTTTTGTTTTTTCGTTTTTCTTCTGAAAATTTTAAGGTATATTCAGTTTCAGCAGAAAAACCAACGAATAAAGGTCGGGGTTGTAAGTTCATTTGACTCACGGACGCTAAAATATCAATCGTCGGTTTTAATTTCAACGTTAACAGTTCGTTTGTTTTTTTTATTTTCTGTAATACCGGATTTACAATGTGATAATCCGCTACTGCTGCAGTGCTTATAAAAATGGCCTGACCGCTGATTTCTTTTTTAACAGCCGTTAACATTTCTTCAGCTGTTTTCACGGCTATAAATTTCAACTTCCCAGGAGGAAATAAAGTAACAGGCCCACTGATTAGTGTCACATCAGCACCCGCATCAACCGCCGCTTGGGCTAACGCAAAGCCCATTTTACCTGAACTACGATTGGATAAATACCGTACTGGATCAATAGGCTCTTGAGTAGGACCTGCAGTAATTAAAACTTTTTGGTCTTTTAAGTAGGGCCTCACCCACATTTTTGATACCGTATCCACTATCTCTAAAGGTTCCAGCATACGACCCAAACCAAACTCACCACACGCCTGACTCCCTTCCGCAGGCCCTAAAAATAAGTAACCTCTTTCTTTCAGCGTGCAAACATTCGCTTGGGTTATCTGATTCGACCACATCGCTTGATTCATAGCCGGTGCAATAATTAAACGTTTATCCGTGGCTAAACATAATGTACTCAATAAATCATCCGCAAAACCATGCGCTAATTTAGCAATGATCTGCGCTGTAGCCGGTGCTATTAAAATATAATCAGGCCAACGCGCAAGCGTGATATGATTCATATTCATTTCAGCTTCAACATCGACAAGCGCTTCATACACTGGATGTTGTGACACCGCTTGTAATGTCAAAGGAGTAACAAAAGCTTTGCCACAACTCGTTAGAACAACTTTAATGTCATAATCACGTTCTTTAAACTTTCTGACAAGTTCAGGTGTTTTATAAGCCGCTATACTCCCTGTAATACCTAATAAAATTTTTTTTTTCATCAATTCAGAATATCAGAATAATGGAAGCATTCATGTATGTTTCAATTTTTTAAATTTATTTTCTAAAAATATAAACCGACTTGTAATGTCACTGTATTACCGCTTTTTCCTGTTCCATTCATTGGATTAAAGCCTAAACTTGACTGACCATAGGCGCTATCTGTTTCACGATAATCAATATCATGTCGAAACTCTAAACTTTCGATAGTATCTTTCCAAAGTGATGTGCTGACTGTTGCCGTATATCGTTTCTTAGGAATAAGCAAAGCTAACGCATCTTTGGACTCATCAAATCCAATAATCACCGCACTCGGTTTTTCTAACACATTAAATTTATATTCGGCTTCTGCGTAAATAGCGGATGGTTTAGCACCCTCTCCATTAAAGGATAATACGGTTTGAGAAAATGAACGACTCGCTGTCACATATTCGCCTGTAATACTGAAATTTTGAATACTCAATGTCCCTCGCGCATCTAAACCCGACACCGGGTCAAGCATTTCAGTATTACCACTGGTGGCAAATCCTTCAAAATTATTAGGGCCACTATTACCATTATGCTGCATTCCAATCGAATCCGCGATATTACGAATAAAACTTCCTGCTATATCAATATTCCAATGCGGTTTAGTCAATAGATATTCTGCATTCAGACCATAATTCCGTAGGCCATAATTTTCCATACTGGTCCGGCTTGGGCCTCTAAAAACAAACGCTGACAGATTTAAATTATTTTCATCATTCAATTGTTTTGATAACCCTAAAGCGAGCGCTCTGGCTTTTGTTCTACCCAAAATTTTGGTAAAGGGATCACTAATCATTGAAGATGAATATTGACCAAATGTCACGTAAAACTGCCCCATCGTCACATACAAAGGAAATTGAGTCAGATTCCCTATAGTTAAAAACCCTCGCTCTAAAAGCACGCGAGAATTATCAATTCGTCTTGGCGACATATCTGTAGGAAGTGTATTATCGTAAACAAAAGCAATAAGCCCTGTCATCCAACTATTTACCAAAATTTCGGTGTCTAATTCAATACCCGTTAAATCGATATCGGTCATCGAATTATTCTGAAAATTGCCATGATGCTGAGTATGATACAGTTGTGATTCTACTTTTCCGCTCAGATTAACAACAGGCGTGTCTGGGGGCACGTGTTTTATTTGTGCGAGATAATTAAAAATTTGTTTTCGTTGCTGTAATAAATTGAGATCTTCATTCACATAAGGTTGATTAACCACTAAAT
The DNA window shown above is from Rickettsiella grylli and carries:
- a CDS encoding LbtU family siderophore porin → MFANPYKFIALIVGGFLIFQGNMTLADETTQSDEIRRLAYKNQVLESKLQRVENQIATLRRQSNPNMQSFNEVVAHQKLVTSLHPFFIIGTPVISSPFIGINSAYNASDLVVNQPYVNEDLNLLQQRKQIFNYLAQIKHVPPDTPVVNLSGKVESQLYHTQHHGNFQNNSMTDIDLTGIELDTEILVNSWMTGLIAFVYDNTLPTDMSPRRIDNSRVLLERGFLTIGNLTQFPLYVTMGQFYVTFGQYSSSMISDPFTKILGRTKARALALGLSKQLNDENNLNLSAFVFRGPSRTSMENYGLRNYGLNAEYLLTKPHWNIDIAGSFIRNIADSIGMQHNGNSGPNNFEGFATSGNTEMLDPVSGLDARGTLSIQNFSITGEYVTASRSFSQTVLSFNGEGAKPSAIYAEAEYKFNVLEKPSAVIIGFDESKDALALLIPKKRYTATVSTSLWKDTIESLEFRHDIDYRETDSAYGQSSLGFNPMNGTGKSGNTVTLQVGLYF
- the coaBC gene encoding bifunctional phosphopantothenoylcysteine decarboxylase/phosphopantothenate--cysteine ligase CoaBC; this encodes MKKKILLGITGSIAAYKTPELVRKFKERDYDIKVVLTSCGKAFVTPLTLQAVSQHPVYEALVDVEAEMNMNHITLARWPDYILIAPATAQIIAKLAHGFADDLLSTLCLATDKRLIIAPAMNQAMWSNQITQANVCTLKERGYLFLGPAEGSQACGEFGLGRMLEPLEIVDTVSKMWVRPYLKDQKVLITAGPTQEPIDPVRYLSNRSSGKMGFALAQAAVDAGADVTLISGPVTLFPPGKLKFIAVKTAEEMLTAVKKEISGQAIFISTAAVADYHIVNPVLQKIKKTNELLTLKLKPTIDILASVSQMNLQPRPLFVGFSAETEYTLKFSEEKRKNKNIDLMVVNDVSQKHIGFDSDKNEVTVLSKDKPIHLTCATKQIIAQQLLKIVASRMQSESINVSF
- a CDS encoding RelA/SpoT family protein encodes the protein MHMFSDLKQELQTYLSPAHIKQVYSAYQFAARAHSGQKRHSGDPYISHPLAVAKILAQMRMDVQTLIVAILHDVIEDTAIEKTVLTATFGHEIAELVDGMSKLTQIQFQSRAEAQAENFRKMLLAMSKDIRIIIIKLADRLHNMRTLSAVSLEKRHRIAKETLDIYAPIAQRLGVHMVRIELEDLCFLNLYPWRYRILQETVQKNRRKHKTSIHKIEFALKECLDKHHLRFHAIWHKKKHLYQIYKKMHENHLAFNEIIDIPIFSIIVDTIDNCYRVLGAVHSLYKPLPDHFHDYIALPKANGYRALHTTLFGPEATSIHIQIRTTTMDNGADHGIVSYWLEEKTKAHELRPHLRAREWLKRLLDIQQTTPSSLEFLETVKIDLFPTDIYIFTPKGDIIELPHKATLIDFAYAIHSDVGNHCIAAKIDKHLAPLSTHLKSGQTVEIITDSKTFPDAHWLEFVATGRARSHIRQFFKNKQHNEAVQLGQRLLDNNLTPLGQDSTHIHPKNLNKTLQKFQYNSLENLLEAIGLGYIHPALVAHSLCNLKLSAKNPINALPLFLKNSDNSLIHFAECCRPIPGDEMRGLLNAGHGLTVHLQRCKYAARLIKKNPERAILCQWEKQTHGFFKTDIYVETINQHGVLALLTHNIAKADANIENIKVESRDRQHSIIQFTLSVINRKHLAKVIRFLRAVHSTVKITRHLFL
- the tkt gene encoding transketolase — its product is MAYQKKYADALRFLTLDAVEKANSGHPGMPMGMADIATVLWNDFLVHNPNNPNWSNRDRFILSNGHGSMLHYALLHLTGYDLSLHEMKRFRQLHSKTPGHPEVGLTPGIETTTGPLGQGFANAVGMALAEKNLAAHFNQPSHLIIDHFTYVFLGDGCLMEGISHEAASLAGCLGLGKLIAFWDNNSISIDGHVSGWFKDNTPERFKAYHWHVISDIDGHDPQQIKTAIEKARDITDKPSLLCCKTQIAWGAPHFVGSHRSHGAALGEKEVAATRIALQWNYPPFEIPQEIYHAWDARSKGAALEKTWEEKWNRYQSKFPELANEYQRRVDKKIPKNWNLETKKLIEKIFKDPPQKIATRKASQNTLNAFAPLLPELLGGSADLTESNSTFWKGAQVLSKENPAGNYIHYGVREFGMSAMMNGIALHGGFIPYGGTFLVFSDYARNAIRLSALMKQKVIFVYTHDSIGLGEDGPTHQPIEHLNSLRLIPQLSVWRPCDALETAIAWQQAIQHEGPTCLVLTRQSVQAQSHNLETLQSIHRGAYILLDSPSLPEAIIIATGSEVSLAINAAQTLNQNGRHIRVVSIPCADRFEQQDAAYKAKILPNSITLRVAIEAGNPDFWYRYVGLKGKIIGLHQFGESAPGSDVFKHFGFTTENIIKTLNQLLADEA
- the panB gene encoding 3-methyl-2-oxobutanoate hydroxymethyltransferase — its product is MNVLEFVKKKIIQEKIVILTCYDYSSAKILNSSSLDALLVGDSLAMTMHGFKNTVMATVPMMELHTAAVARGAPSKFIISDLPFLSYRLSMNRNVITAQKLIRAGASAVKLEGSAGNLSLITHLVESGIPVMGHIGLTPQFIHCLGGYKVQGKTFAQSERLKQEAIALEQAGCFALVLECVPSQLAKEITASLKIATIGIGAGVDTDGQVLVLQDLLGLNLDFKPKFVHPFLDGKQLFLDAVNQYSDSVKYKEFPKHEHSY
- a CDS encoding amino acid permease, yielding MTRKQWGGILLITGNAIGGGMLALPLVTAQTGFLNASFFLIACWGIMLAGGLLVLEVNLWFPPNSHLLSMARATLGVFGEVIAWFCYLLLLYALLAAYISGGSDFLQGILQKINIQLSVMVTTGLFILILGPIVYKGIHSVDLMNQILMGGKLFIFFLLIVFIFPSISIKQLGISHHYLPRSLPIIITSFGFAAIIPSLRSYFHSDVKQLRLVIILGSLIPLICYIFWNAAIMGIIPISKLFTLAQSSQSTSHLANTISYLLNKKNITLLVWLFTSICLATSFLGVGISLSDFLMDGLNLNPTEKNKCIVSLLTFLPPFMIVLFYPASFMLALNYAGIWCVILLALLPALMAWFGRYRQFIKGNYQVMGGKLLLSMVIACAFIIILQAILVNII
- the panC gene encoding pantoate--beta-alanine ligase, whose protein sequence is MNIVTKWEDWRTIRKKSNKSIGFVHTMGHLHAGHLSLCARSQAENETTVVAIFVNDTQFNHRKDFNCYSRTIEEDKVLLRKQKIDYLLLFDREIIYDDDYQIRISDTSHVSKKLEGKFRPGHFTGMLTVVLKYLNIVKPTRSYYGEKDFQQLLLIKKMAQALFLETEIVGCPTIRDTDGLAFSSRNRRLNSKQRFQASFFPSILKNASNPEEAIKQLKALNFTVDYVADYWGKRLGAVYVGEVRLIDALSIF
- the gap gene encoding type I glyceraldehyde-3-phosphate dehydrogenase: MTIRVAINGYGRIGRNILRAFFENPTLHDIQIVAINDLGNIDINAYLTSYDTTHGKFAGSITIDKDCLIINHQPIKIFSERDPKNLPWKALDIDVVHECTGLFTSAEKAGKHIKAGAKKVIISAPAGKEVDATIVYGVNHHILKKSHTIISNASCTTNCLAPLAKALHENLGIVHGLMTTIHAYTNDQVLIDTYHSDLYRSRSATHSMIPTKTGAASALGLVYPELDGKLDGLAIRVPTLNVSLVDLSFQAERKTTSDEVNALLKKASEHNPLKGLLNYSELPLVSIDYNHNPASATVDAVQTRVIGNFVKVLAWYDNEWGFSNRMLDVTTALMNVST